The Caenorhabditis elegans chromosome I genome includes the window CATGTGCTGCTTTCTTCCGGAGAACAGTTTCACTGAACATCCGTTACTTatgtgaaaagaaaaatcaatgcaAGGGAAAGAGAAAGAATTGCAGAGCTTGTAGATTTGATTATTGTGTGAAAATTGCTGGAATGAAAAGAAACTGTTAGTTTTATAGTTGTTTGCTTGAacttaacaacaaaaaaagttttttagtaGTAAGacagagaaaaaattcaacaaacaCCCCAATGTACATATTGAACAGAAGAAAAGATTCCGGAAATGAAGAAGTCGTCAGAGGTATGTTAAAAcgtatgtatgtatgtatttttAACTCAATAGTTTTCCAGGTTTTGTGACATCAACCCAATCTAAATGGGCACAACATTCGAGAAAGTCATCTATGAGTCCTAACaaagaagctgaaaaagatGTTAGCAAGATATTGAAAATAAGTCATGGGAGGCTTTTAAAGTATTACATATATCAAATCACACAAGGTAAATGGGTTAATATGGTAATAataaattatctgaaaaatctatttatttATACAATTACAGAATACATTGAATATAAAATCAGTAgaggaatttttggaaatcacTAGTATTCACAATAAACTAGCAGCTGAAATATGTAAAACTTGTCCTGGAGTCGATCTACTTGATAATGAGGATATTTTGACTATacggaaatattttcaattttccaatgtttGGATTGAATCTGCATGGAATTATTTGATGTCAGCAGATAAACATGTTCAAATTGATGACTCGGAACTTGACTTGTAAGTGATAACAATATTAGTGTATGTAGTTATTATATGATATTTTCCAGAACACTGCTTAAATTCATTAACCAAGTAAAATCAACGCTGCTTGTCTCACTTTCCCAGCTGAAATTCAATACTATCGAGTTTGCAGCATTCAAATCAATTTGCATCTGGAAATTGGTGTATCATGGGACAAGCCGAGCCATGAAAATTATTGCACAAGAACATTATGAAGGTGTTGCAAAAGCTTTGAACGATTATTATCAGGTATATTCTCAAggtataattaaaaatttaacttataCAGATAATTTTAGACTTACACATCTATGAAGAAATCACGCTACttgcaattttgatttttgtgagtTTGATCAGACAAAATATCatagttttatttgaattatttctaGCAAATTTATCATGACATGGCAAAACTTTATGTGCATTTGGGGCTTccattctaaattttttgaaacttttctgaatctcaataaacatttgaaatgaattagcactctaaatttcaaattcaaaattcagctTTTCAATCAGAAACGTGCCGATTTGAAGCCAATTCATTCCGTAGCGAGATGTATCGAAAGATAGCCGTGCCTTATCGAGTCACACTTGGATCACAGTACAGACAGGGTGGGGGACATGGTTATCTGCATCTatctctgaaataaaaatcggAACATGACAAGGAAGTATAGCTGGAAGGGATAAAATATGATCAGTTCAATGTAGTCTCAAGgacttaaaaaaatgttccaaaaatttttaatggcggtttaaaatttcaaaaaaaaaaacgcacattttagctaaaatctcaaactttAGCATGTTAACATGCTAATATGGGCAAAAAAAGTCacataaagttttcaaaatggttAACATTTTTGGGGCAGGTATACATCACAAGGAATTgaacatgtttttgaaatatcaacaaattatatatatatactcgGCATTTTGCCACAGAGTTCACTCGCACTTCTACAGTCTCCCCTCGCACATCGTCGCACTTCTTCGTACTTTGTCGCTCTTTATTAGGGTTTACGCTTGTCGCTCTAATTTCCCGCGCGCTTCTTCGCTCATTCTCGGAGATTGCCGCAGATTGTCGCAGATCTTCGCGCTTTGTCGCACTCTGCCataaaacaccaaattttcgATCATATTTCGCACTTTGCTGCTTCTATAACTCACGTATACTTGAATGTGGAGTACCGAAACCTGTGAcattgcttttttagacccataATGGAACAAAACTATCGCATTTTGTTATTAGACGTTTTGAGAAtagaatttctccaaaaaatagtTATGACGATACAAACCTTTCGAAAAAAGacatattttcagctaaaatcgcTCATTTTGCCAACTTGTTAGTTTTAGTGATTCACCAAAAAATAagcaacaaaatattttaaaatttgaaaaaaattgaaagtcgTCCAGTCACCAGGGATTACAATTTTGACTGTATTATTTCCAGTtactcaaaaaagtttgagaacgATACCCTTTGTTCTAACTCGACGTGTGTAGAAACCTAAAGACTATCTGGtaattggtttaaaaacaACATTCGATATTACCAAATGTTCTAACGTTTAATTAGTTCGGCATACGACTTTTCTAGAATTTcgattttgtcagaaaaattagtaatCTTATTATCTAGGCACCCTTGTATGTATCTGTATGTTGAAGAAATCTCTTTCGGAGAAGCTTTGCAATAACCTATTTAGTACTCGACGAGTGTTggatgaaatttcaattatttatttgattacCTCcttagcaacaaaaaacaaccacttaatactgtaattttgaagtcgttttaaagtttgaataacACTAAATCAACATAGAATAATCAAGACAGCACGGACTTTGTTTCTTCTTGATGCATATTGCATGAAAGTTTTCTCGCGCGCGACCAGTTTAGCTCAACAGGTAAGGATCCCAACTTCAGAATCAAAAATAGCAGTAAGTTCAACTCCCACAGAAAACACAACAGTATGCGATGAGGTGCGAAGAAGTTCGAAGAAGTGCGACGATGAGCGACAGTCAGCGCTGAGATACTGCGGACGCGTCTcctctttttaatttttttgcttggCTCCATCGCACTTCGTCACACATCGTCGCACTTCTACAGTCTCCCCTCGCACTTTGTCAGAGTTCATACAGAGTTCAGATCTTTCTGTGGAAGTGCGAGTGGAGACTGTAGAAGTGCGAGGGAACTCTGTGGCGAAATGCcgagtatatatatatatatatatatatatatatatatatatattataatAGTTAATAATAGTGTTGTTGCGTTACTCGGTTCTATCAATTTGTATTCATTAGGTGTCTCACAGAATTCATACACCGTCGATATTCCCATTAACAGTAAAAGCAGCCTTTGTGCATTATCAATTTCTATAGACAATTGTGTTCATGCTGGGCAAATAAATGGTTGTGCTTTGTGTTATAGTTCAATTTTCGTTGTCAACAGGAAATATCACAAGGCTGTACAGTTGTatgaatttctggaaattttttcaaaaaataaatttgttgagAACGGTGAACTTGGCTTCATGATTTTGTGAGCTCTCAGG containing:
- the nhr-174 gene encoding Nuclear hormone receptor family member nhr-174 (Partially confirmed by transcript evidence); translated protein: MTIILTDPVCPVCEFPSNVELHFGGLVCGACAAFFRRTVSLNIRYLCEKKNQCKGKRKNCRACRFDYCVKIAGMKRNLVRQRKNSTNTPMYILNRRKDSGNEEVVRGFVTSTQSKWAQHSRKSSMSPNKEAEKDVSKILKISHGRLLKYYIYQITQGKWVNMNTLNIKSVEEFLEITSIHNKLAAEICKTCPGVDLLDNEDILTIRKYFQFSNVWIESAWNYLMSADKHVQIDDSELDLTLLKFINQVKSTLLVSLSQLKFNTIEFAAFKSICIWKLVYHGTSRAMKIIAQEHYEGVAKALNDYYQTYTSMKKSRYLQF